The following coding sequences are from one Macaca nemestrina isolate mMacNem1 chromosome 1, mMacNem.hap1, whole genome shotgun sequence window:
- the LOC105498281 gene encoding LOW QUALITY PROTEIN: T-lymphocyte surface antigen Ly-9 (The sequence of the model RefSeq protein was modified relative to this genomic sequence to represent the inferred CDS: inserted 1 base in 1 codon; substituted 2 bases at 2 genomic stop codons): protein MGLRASGKDSAPTMVSGILGGSVTLPLNISVDTAIEHVIWIGPKXALAFARPKENVTFMAKSYWGQLNIARGSYSLSISNLTLNDAGSYKAQINQRNFEVTTEEEFTLFIYXQLQEPEVTMKSVKASENFSCNITLMCSVKGAEKSVPYSWTPRDPHASESNGGSILTISRMPCEPDLPYTCIAQNLVSQTSSHPVHVGQFCTDPGASRGGKTGETVVGVLGEPVTLPLALPACRHTEKVVWLFNTSVISKERDEAATADPLIKSRDPYKNRVWVSSQDCSLKISQLKIEDAGPYRAYVCSEASRVTSMTHVTLLIYRRLVKPKITWRLRHSKDGICRVSLTCSVKDGGNAVMCTWTLLQKGAVVSQGESHLNVSWRSGKNHPNLTCTASNPVSNSSHQFLSENICSGFSPSLFTQATGPRGLRSKSLHPNGGRESGMDSLREDRKKTISLSFLGLIQCKRQSRLGPCSKARERWGWHTFISPAQGVPEPTAGHMLYSVLSQKCEKLDTPLRPARQRPRPASDSSSDSNITTEEDADRPKVHKPINGRDEVCDQVTQEGAGHDPAPKGQADYDPVTPYVTEVESVVGKNTMYAQVFFNLQGKTPVSQMEESSATIYCSIQKPQTVVPPPXQNDLEIPESPTYENFT from the exons ATGG GACTAAGAGCCTCTGGAAAGGACTCAGCCCCAACAATGGTGTCAGGGATCCTAGGGGGTTCTGTGACTCTCCCCCTAAACATCTCAGTAGACACAGCGATTGAGCATGTCATCTGGATTGGTCCCA AAGCTCTTGCTTTCGCACGTCCCAAAGAAAATGTAACCTTTATGGCCAAAAGCTACTGGGGCCAACTAAACATCGCCAGGGGGAGTTACTCCCTGTCCATCAGCAATCTGACTCTGAATGATGCAGGATCCTACAAAGCCCAGATAAACCAAAGGAATTTTGAAGTCACCACTGAGGAGGAATTCACCCTGTTCATCTATT AACAGCTGCAGGAGCCCGAAGTCACCATGAAGTCTGTGAAGGCGTCTGAGAACTTCTCCTGTAACATCACTCTAATGTGCTCCGTGAAGGGAGCAGAGAAAAGTGTTCCGTACAGCTGGACCCCAAGGGACCCCCATGCTTCTGAGTCCAATGGAGGCTCCATTCTTACCATCTCCCGAATGCCCTGTGAGCCAGACCTGCCATACACCTGCATAGCCCAGAACCTCGTCAGCCAGACCAGCTCCCACCCTGTCCATGTTGGGCAGTTCTGTACAG ATCCAGGAGCCTCCAGAGGAGGAAAAACAGGGGAGACTGTGGTAGGGGTCCTGGGAGAGCCAGTCACCCTGCCACTGGCACTCCCAGCCTGCCGGCACACAGAGAAGGTTGTCTGGTTGTTTAACACATCCGTCATCAGCAAAGAGAGGGATGAAGCAGCAACGGCAGATCCACTCATTAAATCCAGGGATCCTTACAAGAACAGGGTGTGGGTCTCCAGTCAGGACTGCTCCCTGAAGATCAGTCAGCTGAAGATAGAGGACGCCGGCCCCTACCGTGCCTACGTGTGCTCAGAGGCCTCCAGAGTCACCAGCATGACACATGTCACCCTGCTTATCTACC GGAGGCTGGTGAAGCCCAAAATCACGTGGCGCCTCCGGCACAGCAAGGATGGCATCTGCAGGGTCAGCCTCACCTGCTCCGTGAAGGATGGGGGAAATGCCGTCATGTGCACATGGACCCTGCTGCAGAAGGGAGCTGTTGTGTCCCAAGGGGAATCACACCTCAACGTCTCATGGAGAAGTGGTAAAAATCACCCCAACCTCACATGCACAGCCAGCAACCCTGTCAGCAACAGTTCCCACCAGTTTCTTTCTGAGAACATCTGTTCAGGTTTCTCTCCATCTCTATTTACTCAGGCCACGGGGCCTCGGGGCCTCAGATCCAAGAGTTTGCATCCT aatggaggaAGGGAGAGTGGAATGGACTCCCTGagggaagacaggaaaaaaacaatCTCCCTCAGTTTTCTAGGCCTCATCCAATGCAAGCGTCAGAGCAGGCTGGGGCCTTGCAGCAAAGCAAGAGAGAGGTGGGGTTGGCATACTTTTATCAGCCCTGCACAAGGTGTTCCAGAACCCACAGCTGGCCACATGCTATACTCTGTGCTCTCTCAAAAGTGTGAGAAGCTGGACACTCCCCTCAGGCCTGCCAGGCAACGGCCTAGGCCCGCCTCAGACAGCAGCTCTGACAGCAACATCACAACTGAGGAGGATGCGGACAGGCCCAAGGTGCACAAGCCCATCAATGGAAGAGACGAGGTGTGTGACCAGGTCACTCAGGAGGGTGCTGGACATGACCCAGCCCCTAAGGGCCAAGCAGACTATGATCCCGTCACTCCATATGTCACAGAAGTTGAGTCTGTGGTTGGAAAGAACACCATGTATGCACAAGTGTTCTTCAATTTACAG GGAAAGACCCCAGTTTCTCAGATGGAAGAGAGCTCAGCCACAATCTACTGCTCCATACAGAAACCTCAGACG GTCGTGCCGCCACCATAACAGAATGATCTTGAGATTCCTGAAAGTCCTACCTATGAAAATTTCACCTGA